The Pseudomonas extremaustralis genome contains a region encoding:
- a CDS encoding EscI/YscI/HrpB family type III secretion system inner rod protein — protein MQIKEYGARPQADGLDGAYSTRDFPGPNTDATFFRSMLEQSAPPLTATAGASTVLSDVSRQLKASESRLARALKSSSKGIEMDQFKEYPRELSNAVLTSQLLVKSLGKATQCIDKLSNLQ, from the coding sequence ATGCAGATAAAAGAATACGGCGCGCGCCCCCAGGCTGACGGTCTGGATGGCGCCTACAGCACGCGAGATTTTCCAGGCCCCAATACCGATGCCACCTTTTTCAGGTCAATGCTGGAGCAGTCGGCACCGCCCCTCACGGCCACAGCGGGTGCATCGACGGTACTGAGCGACGTTTCGAGGCAGCTCAAGGCCTCGGAAAGCCGCCTTGCGCGAGCGCTGAAGTCTTCAAGCAAGGGCATCGAGATGGATCAATTCAAAGAATATCCACGGGAATTGTCCAATGCCGTGCTCACTTCGCAGTTGCTCGTCAAGAGCCTGGGCAAGGCAACCCAATGCATCGACAAACTCAGTAACCTGCAATAG
- the sctJ gene encoding type III secretion system inner membrane ring lipoprotein SctJ, translated as MTNFLPAALLLAVTLMVSGCSDRVELHRQLSEQEANEVIAELADKHIRAQKIPAKDGVVVAVNAQDIGRAVRTLEAAGLPRVARTTLGDTFRKEGVISTPLEERARYIYALSQELEATLSNIDGVIVARVHVVLPERIAPGEPVQPASASVFIKHDPRLDPDNIRARVRRMVASSIPGMTTAVDNPQKLTVIFVPATTYQEQQRLVYFGPFLVPSDELGFWRSSVIVALLGLVSAVVAGLFLHNRRQRLAHGSPGAGQLRGTAHDNQA; from the coding sequence ATGACTAACTTTCTGCCCGCTGCCTTGCTACTGGCCGTTACGTTGATGGTGAGCGGCTGCAGTGACCGCGTGGAACTTCATCGCCAACTCTCCGAGCAAGAAGCCAACGAAGTCATCGCCGAATTGGCGGACAAACACATACGCGCGCAGAAAATACCCGCCAAGGACGGTGTGGTCGTGGCGGTCAACGCGCAGGACATCGGGCGCGCCGTGCGCACGCTGGAGGCCGCCGGCCTGCCCCGCGTGGCCAGGACGACGCTGGGCGATACGTTTCGCAAGGAAGGGGTCATCTCCACCCCGCTGGAAGAACGCGCGCGCTATATCTATGCCTTGTCCCAGGAGCTTGAGGCCACGCTGTCCAACATTGACGGCGTCATCGTTGCCCGCGTGCATGTGGTGCTGCCGGAGCGCATCGCACCGGGCGAGCCGGTCCAGCCCGCTTCCGCGTCGGTCTTCATCAAGCATGACCCGCGCCTGGACCCCGACAATATTCGCGCACGCGTACGCCGGATGGTGGCGAGCAGCATCCCCGGCATGACCACGGCAGTGGACAACCCGCAGAAACTCACGGTGATATTCGTGCCGGCCACCACGTATCAGGAGCAACAACGCCTGGTGTATTTCGGCCCGTTCCTGGTGCCCAGTGACGAACTCGGTTTCTGGCGAAGCAGCGTGATCGTCGCCCTGCTCGGCCTGGTGTCAGCCGTGGTCGCGGGCCTGTTCCTGCACAATCGACGCCAACGTCTGGCGCACGGCTCGCCTGGCGCGGGCCAATTGCGCGGCACGGCCCATGACAACCAGGCCTGA
- the sctL gene encoding type III secretion system stator protein SctL — protein MLCRHTIELPKNLSEVRAGLIPREELADWQQANQLLSRAQAQAQERLRQAEQQCQALREQASLEIWQRADAQLQRWERERQAMHDSLEHYATAITHQAIRSLLDETVTPQRLAALLKQLLASQVQEIDATLLCHPQDLEEIRRCLANHKATLWRLHADETIPLQTLVLTTDEGDFRISWRSMLDTFFNQGKDYWIDI, from the coding sequence ATGTTATGCCGACACACGATCGAATTGCCCAAGAACCTGTCTGAGGTGCGCGCGGGCTTGATCCCCCGCGAAGAACTCGCCGACTGGCAGCAAGCCAACCAACTCTTGAGCCGCGCCCAGGCCCAGGCCCAAGAGCGGCTCAGGCAGGCAGAGCAACAATGCCAAGCGCTGCGTGAACAGGCCTCGCTGGAAATCTGGCAGCGCGCGGATGCCCAGCTCCAACGCTGGGAACGCGAGCGCCAGGCAATGCATGACAGCCTGGAACACTACGCGACCGCCATCACCCACCAGGCGATCCGCTCACTGCTGGACGAAACCGTCACCCCCCAACGACTGGCCGCCCTGCTCAAGCAATTGCTGGCGAGCCAGGTTCAGGAGATCGACGCGACGCTGCTCTGCCATCCCCAAGACCTGGAGGAGATCAGACGCTGCCTGGCCAATCACAAGGCCACGCTCTGGAGGCTCCACGCCGACGAAACGATCCCGCTCCAGACCCTGGTATTGACCACCGACGAGGGCGATTTCCGCATCAGTTGGCGCTCGATGCTCGACACGTTTTTCAATCAAGGCAAGGACTACTGGATAGACATCTGA
- the sctC gene encoding type III secretion system outer membrane ring subunit SctC — MYNKTHKRSRLRLDSPGPSSQRPHWRNLLLFSCLLMPMGNTLAAIPAEWKNTAYAYEAEHKPLREVLEDFAQTFGTQLQVEGLLEGNVNGKIRANTPQSLLDRLGVEHRFQWYLYNNTLYISTLDQQESARLEVSSETIADLKQALTDIGLLDSRFGWGELPEDGVVLVSGPRRYIEQIKQFSSQRRSPDEKQSVLSFPLKFANAADRQVDYRGEKLAVPGVASILRGLLEPRAASALSGLSQRPASPPTPLTPNVPRLNNPLLGQMLGSTANAGPLDAGTTLPPRAPAPTSRIRVEADVRNNAVLIYDLPERQAMYRELIAQLDVARKLVEIDAIILDIERTQLREFGVNWGFQNSRFRGGANVAPGTSSQLSIEHRERFYADIRALEAKGLATMVSNPSVLTLENQPAVIDFNRTQFLTPGRENATILPVTVGTSFQVVPRVITSRGSHQIHLVVDIEDGNFDETDPTPGNLDVRRGKVSTQAVMAEKRSLVVGGFHVTESTDKHNKVPLLGDIPLLGKALFSSTERQNNRRERLFILTPRVIGDQADPSRYLPQADQAELQAALTPLARRYNPHQPVIKRSDITSTLAHLVSGEVPKAFKAAPMPLGLETLCRTRDLLALNTERSQWYAGPEYNVAVVVLRNQFKRNVRIDEKECSNSQTLAVSVWPRAWLKPGEEAEVFIAMRPVVKDEHLSVPRPSLITPVQKATP, encoded by the coding sequence ATGTATAACAAGACCCACAAGCGCAGCCGCTTGCGCCTCGATTCGCCTGGCCCTTCATCCCAACGCCCGCATTGGCGCAACCTGCTGCTGTTTTCCTGCCTGCTGATGCCCATGGGCAACACCCTGGCTGCCATCCCGGCCGAATGGAAAAACACCGCCTACGCCTATGAGGCCGAACACAAGCCCCTGCGCGAAGTGCTCGAAGATTTTGCCCAGACCTTTGGCACGCAGTTGCAGGTCGAGGGCCTGCTGGAAGGCAACGTCAATGGCAAGATACGCGCCAATACCCCGCAGTCGTTGCTCGACAGGCTGGGGGTGGAACATCGCTTCCAGTGGTACCTGTACAACAACACCCTCTATATCAGCACCCTGGACCAGCAAGAATCGGCGCGCCTGGAGGTGTCTTCCGAAACCATTGCCGACCTCAAGCAAGCGCTGACCGATATCGGCCTGCTCGACAGCCGTTTCGGCTGGGGTGAGCTGCCCGAAGACGGCGTGGTCCTGGTCTCCGGCCCGCGACGTTACATCGAGCAGATCAAGCAATTCAGCAGCCAGCGCCGCTCGCCGGATGAAAAACAAAGTGTGCTGAGCTTCCCGTTGAAGTTCGCCAACGCCGCCGACCGCCAGGTCGATTATCGCGGCGAGAAGCTCGCGGTGCCGGGGGTCGCCAGTATTCTGCGCGGCTTGCTGGAACCCCGTGCCGCCTCGGCCCTGTCGGGGCTCAGCCAGCGTCCTGCCTCACCACCGACGCCGCTCACGCCGAACGTGCCACGCTTGAACAACCCGTTGCTGGGGCAGATGCTCGGCTCGACCGCCAACGCCGGGCCACTGGACGCGGGAACCACACTGCCCCCACGCGCACCGGCGCCCACCAGCCGCATTCGCGTCGAAGCCGACGTGCGCAATAACGCGGTGCTGATCTATGACCTGCCGGAACGCCAGGCCATGTACCGCGAGCTGATCGCTCAACTCGATGTGGCGCGCAAGCTGGTGGAAATCGACGCGATCATTCTCGATATCGAGCGCACGCAATTACGCGAGTTCGGCGTGAACTGGGGGTTTCAGAACAGCCGCTTCCGTGGCGGCGCCAATGTCGCGCCGGGCACGTCGTCGCAACTGTCGATCGAACACCGCGAACGGTTCTACGCCGACATACGCGCACTGGAAGCCAAGGGGCTGGCGACCATGGTCTCCAACCCGTCGGTACTCACCCTGGAAAACCAACCGGCGGTGATCGACTTCAACCGCACCCAGTTCCTGACCCCCGGCCGCGAGAACGCGACCATCCTGCCGGTCACCGTGGGCACCAGTTTCCAGGTCGTGCCCCGGGTCATCACCAGCCGTGGCAGCCACCAGATCCACTTGGTGGTGGACATCGAAGACGGCAACTTCGACGAAACCGACCCCACCCCCGGCAACCTGGATGTGCGTCGAGGCAAGGTCAGCACCCAGGCAGTGATGGCGGAAAAACGCTCGCTGGTGGTGGGCGGCTTCCACGTCACCGAAAGCACCGACAAGCACAACAAGGTGCCCCTGCTGGGGGATATTCCGTTGCTGGGCAAAGCATTGTTTTCCTCCACCGAACGCCAGAACAACCGGCGCGAACGCCTGTTCATCCTCACCCCGCGCGTCATCGGCGACCAGGCCGATCCCTCGCGCTACTTGCCCCAGGCCGACCAGGCCGAACTGCAGGCGGCCCTCACGCCGCTGGCGCGTCGCTACAACCCTCACCAGCCGGTGATCAAACGCAGCGACATCACCAGCACCCTGGCGCACCTGGTCAGCGGCGAAGTGCCCAAGGCCTTCAAGGCCGCGCCGATGCCGCTGGGGCTGGAGACCTTGTGCCGCACCCGCGACCTGCTCGCGCTGAACACCGAACGCAGCCAATGGTATGCGGGCCCGGAGTACAACGTGGCGGTGGTGGTCTTGCGCAACCAGTTCAAGCGCAACGTACGTATCGACGAAAAAGAATGCAGCAACTCGCAGACCCTGGCCGTCAGCGTGTGGCCGCGCGCCTGGCTCAAGCCGGGTGAAGAAGCCGAAGTGTTCATCGCCATGCGTCCGGTGGTGAAGGATGAACACCTCAGCGTGCCCCGCCCCTCCTTGATCACTCCCGTTCAGAAGGCCACACCATGA
- the hrpT gene encoding HrpT family type III secretion system protein, which produces MKQRVLCVTLIGAALLVAGCTPTCKGDSCSRPQSNANTLVIWWPPQMRVEPGPSGERADYQTVSLER; this is translated from the coding sequence ATGAAACAGCGCGTATTGTGCGTCACCCTGATCGGCGCGGCGTTGCTTGTCGCCGGCTGCACCCCCACCTGCAAGGGCGATTCCTGCTCACGCCCGCAATCGAACGCAAACACGCTGGTGATCTGGTGGCCACCGCAGATGCGCGTCGAGCCGGGCCCCTCCGGGGAACGGGCGGACTACCAGACGGTATCGCTGGAACGATGA
- the sctU gene encoding type III secretion system export apparatus subunit SctU, translating into MSDSGEKKHPASAKKLRDQRKKGQVAQSQDVGKLLVLTAISEIALFTAQSSLQRFQQMLVLPMSRLDQPFARALEEVLIDGLVVFFSFSLLMVGVAVAMKLISSWMQFGLLFAPETLKLDFNRLNPISQLKQMFSVQQLMNLLMSLAKALLIGLILYVVIRPNLSALINLATSDLQSYVLALIELFRYLLHACLGLLLVLALIDFTLQKHFFAKRMRMTQVEVVKEYKDMEGDPHVKGQRRALAQQLAQEEPKVKLPKLEEADMLVVNPTHFAVALYYRPGQTPLPLLVSKGTDAEARQLIWRAKAAAVPVIQCVWLARTLYTRNLGASIPRETLQAVALIYRTLRELDDEAKRETLELPELEQR; encoded by the coding sequence ATGAGTGATTCGGGGGAAAAAAAGCACCCGGCGTCGGCCAAGAAGCTGCGTGACCAGCGCAAGAAAGGCCAGGTCGCCCAGAGCCAGGATGTGGGCAAGCTGCTGGTGCTGACGGCGATCAGCGAGATCGCCCTGTTCACCGCGCAGAGCAGCTTGCAGCGCTTCCAGCAAATGCTGGTGTTGCCGATGTCGCGCCTGGACCAACCCTTTGCCCGGGCGCTGGAAGAGGTGCTGATCGACGGCCTGGTGGTGTTTTTTTCGTTCTCCCTGCTGATGGTCGGGGTGGCGGTGGCGATGAAGCTGATCAGCAGTTGGATGCAGTTCGGCCTGCTGTTCGCCCCGGAGACCCTGAAGCTCGATTTCAACCGCCTCAACCCCATCAGCCAGCTCAAGCAGATGTTTTCTGTTCAGCAACTGATGAACCTGCTGATGAGCCTCGCCAAAGCCTTACTGATCGGGCTGATCCTGTACGTGGTGATCCGCCCCAATCTGAGCGCGTTGATCAACCTGGCGACCAGCGACTTGCAGAGCTACGTGCTGGCGCTGATCGAGCTGTTCCGGTACCTGCTGCATGCCTGCCTTGGGCTGTTGCTGGTGCTGGCGCTGATCGACTTCACCTTGCAGAAACACTTCTTCGCCAAGCGCATGCGCATGACCCAGGTCGAGGTCGTCAAAGAGTACAAGGACATGGAGGGCGATCCCCATGTGAAGGGCCAGCGTCGCGCGTTGGCCCAGCAGTTGGCCCAGGAAGAACCGAAGGTCAAGCTGCCGAAGTTGGAAGAGGCCGACATGCTGGTGGTCAACCCCACGCACTTCGCTGTGGCTTTGTATTACCGCCCTGGCCAGACGCCGTTGCCGCTGCTGGTGAGCAAAGGCACGGACGCCGAGGCCCGCCAATTGATCTGGCGGGCGAAGGCGGCGGCGGTACCGGTGATCCAGTGCGTGTGGCTGGCCCGCACGCTGTATACGAGAAACCTGGGCGCTAGCATCCCGCGTGAAACCTTGCAGGCCGTGGCACTGATCTACCGCACCTTGCGCGAGCTCGACGATGAGGCCAAGCGCGAAACCCTCGAACTGCCGGAACTCGAACAGCGCTGA
- the sctT gene encoding type III secretion system export apparatus subunit SctT encodes MLLYLDYLPSLMLGMARIYPCAMLVAAFCFQHIRGMPRHTIVMVMALLPAPGIHAALAGHDYSALMLGALALKELALGLLLGVLLSMPFWMFESVGALLDNQRGALAGGQLNPSLGPDATPIGHLFKQLAIFLLMVSLGLGALTQVIWDSYLIWPPTVWFPLPAANGFSVFIGLLGDTFMHMMLYAAPFIAVLLLLEFGIALLGVYSQQLQVSTLAPPVKSLAGIGILLLYFALLQDLIVGRMGQLGDLRHSLGLLFKAALP; translated from the coding sequence GTGCTGCTCTATCTCGACTACCTGCCCAGCCTGATGCTCGGCATGGCGCGTATCTACCCCTGCGCCATGCTGGTGGCGGCGTTCTGTTTCCAACACATACGCGGCATGCCTCGCCACACCATTGTGATGGTCATGGCGCTGCTGCCGGCGCCGGGTATCCACGCGGCGTTGGCGGGCCACGACTACTCGGCGCTGATGCTCGGCGCCCTGGCACTCAAGGAGTTGGCGCTGGGGTTGCTGCTGGGCGTGCTGTTGTCGATGCCGTTCTGGATGTTCGAGTCGGTGGGTGCGTTGCTGGACAACCAACGCGGCGCCTTGGCCGGTGGCCAGCTCAACCCTTCGCTGGGGCCGGATGCGACGCCGATCGGGCATTTGTTCAAGCAGTTGGCGATTTTTCTGCTGATGGTCAGCCTCGGCTTGGGCGCGTTGACCCAGGTGATCTGGGACAGTTACCTGATCTGGCCGCCCACCGTCTGGTTTCCGCTGCCGGCCGCCAATGGCTTCAGCGTCTTTATCGGCCTGCTGGGCGATACCTTCATGCACATGATGCTCTACGCCGCGCCCTTTATCGCGGTGCTGCTGTTGCTGGAATTCGGCATCGCGCTGCTGGGGGTCTACAGTCAGCAACTGCAAGTGAGCACGCTGGCGCCGCCGGTCAAGAGCCTGGCGGGTATTGGCATCCTGTTGCTGTACTTCGCGTTGTTGCAGGACCTGATTGTTGGGCGCATGGGCCAATTGGGCGACCTTAGGCATTCCCTCGGGCTGCTGTTCAAGGCGGCGCTGCCATGA
- the sctS gene encoding type III secretion system export apparatus subunit SctS, with protein sequence MEPIVLFKQGMLLVVVLSAPPLIVAVVVGVLTSLVQALMQVQDQTLPFGIKLVAVGITLILTGRWIGVELIQLINLTFDMIGRSALN encoded by the coding sequence ATGGAACCGATCGTGCTGTTCAAGCAGGGCATGTTGCTGGTGGTGGTGCTGTCGGCGCCGCCGTTGATCGTGGCGGTGGTGGTGGGGGTGCTGACGTCGCTGGTGCAGGCGCTGATGCAGGTCCAGGACCAGACGCTGCCCTTTGGCATCAAGCTGGTGGCGGTGGGGATCACGTTGATCCTGACGGGGCGCTGGATTGGCGTGGAGTTGATCCAACTGATCAACCTGACATTCGACATGATCGGCCGCTCGGCCCTGAACTGA
- the sctR gene encoding type III secretion system export apparatus subunit SctR, translating to MTLQGIDPLILAVFLGALSLMPMLLIVCTSFLKIVIVLMITRNALGVQQVPPSMAINGIALAATLFIMAPVGYEIAESVKASPLDMSNVETFLHTGNEAIQPLRAFMLRNVDPDVLTHLLENTARLWPAHMAQAVQREDLILLIPAFVLSQLQAGFEIGFLIYIPFIVIDLIVSNLLLALGMQMVSPMTISLPLKLLLFVLVSGWSRLLDSLFLSYL from the coding sequence ATGACGCTGCAGGGCATCGACCCCCTCATTCTTGCGGTATTCCTCGGCGCGCTGTCGCTGATGCCTATGCTGCTGATCGTCTGCACTTCGTTTTTGAAGATCGTCATTGTGCTGATGATTACCCGCAACGCCCTCGGTGTGCAGCAGGTGCCGCCGAGCATGGCCATCAATGGCATCGCCCTGGCGGCGACGCTGTTCATCATGGCGCCGGTGGGGTACGAGATCGCCGAGAGCGTCAAGGCCTCGCCCCTGGACATGAGCAATGTGGAGACGTTTCTGCACACGGGCAATGAGGCCATCCAACCGTTGCGCGCCTTCATGTTGCGCAACGTCGACCCGGATGTGCTCACCCACCTGCTGGAAAACACCGCGCGCCTGTGGCCGGCGCACATGGCCCAAGCGGTGCAGCGCGAAGACCTGATCCTGTTGATCCCGGCGTTCGTACTCTCGCAATTGCAGGCGGGGTTCGAGATCGGGTTTCTGATCTACATCCCCTTTATCGTCATCGACCTGATCGTCTCCAACCTGCTGCTGGCGCTGGGCATGCAGATGGTCTCGCCGATGACCATTTCCCTGCCGCTCAAGTTGCTGTTGTTCGTGCTGGTGTCCGGCTGGTCACGGCTGCTCGACAGCCTGTTCCTTTCCTATCTCTGA
- the sctQ gene encoding type III secretion system cytoplasmic ring protein SctQ: MIMPLLTLPLIKGDTVAARRRLGRGLCLAFQVAGQGGELRLEPGRAPTGVEALCFDTACGVLAFAEAGPLLSLLGECPVTLAQAGNDPESWFWGLFQYHLSAEVRTLLGYVRLLQTERPKGFGCRVSVTLGASRASGYVWLSAESFLALCEAGPWRATAAPMPAPFQLAIAVTLGRLHLPMAQARSLRVGDVLVLEQGFFNAQGHGYLQVGKQRLHGCIDDDTGPLRMTLTSIEDASVDEDFATPSYSGYEEDEPVMDVFGHEPFDELSMTLSVRCGTLNLTLGELRNLAPGAVLGVAGYAPGMAGLYYGDRPIGQGQLVEVDGRLGLQLSRVMIGR; the protein is encoded by the coding sequence ATGATCATGCCGCTGCTGACATTGCCGTTGATCAAGGGGGACACGGTGGCCGCACGCCGTCGCCTGGGGCGTGGGCTGTGCCTGGCGTTTCAGGTGGCCGGGCAGGGCGGGGAACTGCGCCTCGAACCGGGACGCGCGCCCACTGGCGTCGAGGCGTTGTGCTTCGACACTGCGTGCGGCGTGCTGGCGTTCGCTGAGGCGGGGCCGTTGCTCAGTCTGCTGGGCGAATGCCCGGTGACATTGGCCCAGGCCGGTAACGACCCTGAGTCGTGGTTCTGGGGCTTGTTCCAGTATCACCTGAGCGCCGAGGTGAGAACGCTGCTGGGCTATGTGCGATTACTCCAGACCGAGCGCCCCAAAGGCTTTGGCTGCCGGGTCAGCGTGACCCTGGGCGCGTCCCGCGCGAGCGGCTATGTGTGGCTGAGCGCCGAGAGCTTCCTGGCGTTGTGCGAGGCCGGCCCATGGCGCGCCACCGCCGCGCCGATGCCGGCGCCGTTTCAGTTGGCCATCGCCGTGACCCTGGGGCGTTTGCACTTGCCGATGGCACAGGCGCGCAGCCTGCGGGTCGGCGATGTGCTGGTGCTTGAGCAAGGCTTTTTCAATGCCCAGGGCCACGGCTATCTCCAGGTTGGCAAACAGCGACTGCACGGGTGCATCGACGATGACACCGGGCCGTTGCGCATGACCCTTACTTCTATCGAGGACGCGTCTGTGGACGAAGATTTTGCAACCCCTTCCTACTCGGGCTATGAGGAGGATGAACCGGTGATGGATGTATTCGGCCACGAGCCATTCGATGAGTTGAGCATGACCCTGAGCGTGCGTTGCGGCACGTTGAACCTGACCTTGGGCGAACTGCGCAACCTGGCGCCCGGCGCGGTGTTGGGGGTTGCCGGTTACGCGCCGGGCATGGCCGGCCTGTATTACGGCGACCGGCCGATCGGGCAGGGGCAGTTGGTGGAAGTCGACGGGCGCCTGGGCTTGCAATTGTCCCGCGTGATGATCGGCCGATGA
- a CDS encoding type III secretion system HrpP C-terminal domain-containing protein encodes MTQVSNTPTEPPRLRESREEREPSTAGVVMWEQGRLFARLFTDNDEDTGARGSLSGARAPSGVAMLEALAEQLAPRIQAAAQWPLQAVLYLPRLGRINASVRRERGAWAIELDAEHDATARWLSGVRQQCEDRLAGALGQPVSLLLPNVGCA; translated from the coding sequence ATGACCCAGGTTTCGAATACCCCCACTGAGCCGCCGCGCCTGCGTGAGTCACGGGAGGAGCGCGAGCCCTCCACGGCTGGCGTGGTGATGTGGGAGCAAGGGCGATTGTTCGCCCGGCTGTTTACCGATAACGACGAGGACACGGGCGCGCGCGGTTCCTTATCCGGTGCCAGGGCGCCCAGCGGCGTGGCCATGCTCGAGGCGCTTGCCGAGCAACTGGCGCCGCGCATCCAGGCCGCTGCGCAGTGGCCGTTGCAGGCGGTGTTGTACTTGCCGCGCCTGGGCCGGATCAACGCCAGCGTGCGCCGTGAGCGGGGCGCGTGGGCGATCGAACTGGACGCCGAGCACGACGCGACGGCGCGCTGGCTCAGCGGCGTGCGGCAACAGTGCGAGGACCGATTGGCCGGCGCGCTGGGGCAGCCCGTCAGCCTGCTGCTGCCCAACGTCGGCTGCGCATGA
- the sctO gene encoding type III secretion system stalk subunit SctO has translation MSLSDGRLSEVETLRRLRRHRADRAERALREAQRAQQTLLAHIQQAQEALEQTQQEEAQQSAQLLSRHQGQVLSLQALKSWGAQERSLSASTQRDKGRLQALQGQREEKERCIGSAQRQVTECLRQVEKLHELSLLLAQEPT, from the coding sequence ATGTCCCTTTCTGATGGGCGGCTCAGTGAAGTAGAGACGCTGCGACGCCTGCGCCGGCATCGGGCCGACCGCGCCGAACGGGCCCTGCGCGAAGCCCAGCGCGCCCAGCAGACCCTGCTCGCGCATATCCAGCAGGCCCAGGAGGCGCTCGAGCAGACGCAGCAGGAAGAGGCCCAACAAAGTGCGCAATTGCTCAGCCGCCACCAGGGCCAGGTGCTGAGCCTGCAGGCCCTGAAGTCCTGGGGCGCGCAGGAGCGCTCCTTGTCGGCCAGCACCCAGCGCGACAAGGGCCGGCTGCAAGCCTTGCAGGGCCAGCGCGAAGAAAAGGAACGTTGCATCGGCAGTGCCCAGCGGCAGGTCACCGAGTGCCTGCGGCAAGTGGAAAAGCTTCACGAGTTATCCCTTCTACTGGCTCAGGAGCCGACATGA
- a CDS encoding FliI/YscN family ATPase: MSEPLHARLDAWQQQQTQSLNRFAPVTMRGRIQRVNGMLLQCRLPQARIGDLCQVERNPGDFMLAEIIGFDQQDAVLSALGNLEGVRVGAGVERLGVSHRVQVSEALLGQVLDGFGRPITGQGPSAFVEADLPDTSAVLCEAPLPTERPRINRALATGVRSIDGLLTLGEGQRVGLFAGAGCGKTTLLAEIARNVECDVIVFGLIGERGRELREFLDHELDEQLRAKAVLVCATSDRSSMERARAAFTATALAEGFRRKGQRVLLLIDSLTRFARAQREIGLAAGEPLGRGGLPPSVYSLLPRLVERAGLTREGVITAIYTVLIEQDSMNDPVADEVRSLLDGHIVLSRKLAERGHYPAVDVLASLSRILSNVAAPQDIQAGTALRRLLSAYQQIELMLKLGEYQPGSDALTDLAVDSRQAVDGFLRQDLREPTPLATTLEQLKELTTHVPF, from the coding sequence GTGAGCGAGCCCTTGCACGCGCGTCTCGACGCCTGGCAGCAGCAACAGACCCAGTCGCTCAACCGCTTTGCGCCGGTGACCATGCGCGGTCGCATCCAGCGCGTCAACGGCATGCTGCTGCAGTGCCGGCTGCCCCAGGCGCGTATCGGTGACCTGTGCCAGGTGGAACGCAATCCGGGCGACTTCATGCTTGCCGAGATCATCGGTTTCGACCAGCAGGATGCGGTGCTCAGTGCCTTGGGCAACCTGGAGGGCGTGCGCGTCGGCGCCGGGGTGGAGCGCCTGGGCGTGTCGCATCGGGTGCAGGTCAGCGAGGCGCTGTTGGGCCAGGTGCTCGATGGCTTCGGGCGACCGATTACGGGGCAGGGGCCCAGTGCGTTTGTCGAGGCGGACTTGCCGGATACCAGCGCGGTGTTGTGCGAGGCGCCGTTGCCCACCGAGCGACCACGGATCAACCGTGCGCTGGCCACGGGCGTGCGTTCGATCGACGGCCTGCTGACCCTCGGCGAAGGCCAGCGCGTAGGGCTGTTCGCCGGTGCCGGCTGCGGCAAGACCACCTTGTTGGCCGAGATCGCCCGTAACGTGGAGTGCGACGTCATTGTGTTCGGCCTGATCGGCGAACGGGGACGGGAACTGCGCGAGTTTCTCGATCATGAACTGGATGAACAACTGCGCGCCAAGGCGGTGCTGGTGTGCGCCACGTCCGACCGCTCCAGCATGGAACGCGCGCGCGCCGCGTTCACGGCCACGGCACTGGCCGAAGGTTTCCGGCGCAAGGGCCAGCGGGTGTTGCTGCTGATCGACTCGCTGACGCGTTTCGCCAGGGCCCAGCGCGAAATCGGCCTGGCCGCCGGCGAACCCCTGGGGCGCGGTGGCCTGCCGCCGTCGGTGTACAGCCTGCTGCCGCGTCTGGTAGAGCGCGCCGGGTTGACCCGCGAAGGGGTGATCACGGCGATCTATACGGTGCTGATCGAACAAGACTCGATGAACGATCCGGTGGCCGATGAGGTGCGCTCGCTGCTCGACGGCCATATCGTGCTGTCGCGCAAATTGGCCGAGCGTGGGCACTATCCGGCGGTGGATGTGCTGGCCAGCCTGTCGCGGATTCTGAGCAACGTTGCCGCGCCGCAAGACATCCAGGCCGGCACGGCGCTGCGGCGTTTGTTGTCGGCGTACCAGCAGATCGAACTGATGCTCAAGCTGGGCGAATACCAACCCGGCAGCGATGCCCTCACCGACCTGGCGGTGGACAGTCGCCAGGCGGTCGATGGTTTTCTGCGCCAGGACCTGCGGGAACCGACACCGCTGGCGACGACCCTGGAGCAACTCAAGGAGCTGACGACCCATGTCCCTTTCTGA